In Prunus dulcis chromosome 1, ALMONDv2, whole genome shotgun sequence, the following are encoded in one genomic region:
- the LOC117613797 gene encoding mitochondrial uncoupling protein 3 isoform X2 has protein sequence MKPSEDHRAYRKILLASISAMVAETTTFPIDLTKTRLQLHGESVSVGSARPTNGFLVASEILRQQGPLGLYKGLSPALLRHLFYTPIRIVGYEHLRSSLKTDGGSLSLPAKALSGGLSGVVAQLVASPADLVKVRMQADGRMVRQGLQPRYSGCFDALNKIVRSEGIGGLWKGVFPNVQRAFLVNMGELACYDQAKHFVIKNRISEDNIYAHTLASIMSGLSATALSCPADVVKTRMMNQGKIMYNNSYDCLVKTVKVEGLRALWKGFIPTWARLGPWQFVFWVSYEKFRQIAGFSSF, from the exons ATGAAACCGAGCGAAGATCATCGGGCCTACAGGAAGATCTTACTGGCGTCGATCTCAGCCATGGTGGCGGAGACGACGACGTTTCCGATAGACCTGACAAAGACTAGGCTTCAGCTGCACGGTGAGTCGGTGTCGGTGGGATCGGCTCGGCCCACCAACGGGTTCCTAGTGGCCTCTGAGATCTTGCGGCAGCAAGGCCCTCTCGGGCTGTACAAGGGATTGTCTCCTGCACTTCTCAGACACCTCTTCTACACGCCAATTCGGATCGTCGGGTACGAGCACCTCAGAAGCTCACTGAAAACCGATGGTGggtccctctctctccccgctAAAGCTCTCTCCGGTGGGCTTTCCGGCGTCGTTGCTCAG TTGGTGGCAAGCCCCGCAGATCTTGTTAAGGTGAGGATGCAAGCAGATGGTCGTATGGTGAGGCAAGGCCTTCAACCTAGGTACTCAGGGTGCTTTGATGCTTTAAACAAGATCGTCCGATCGGAGGGCATTGGAGGACTTTGGAAAGGTGTTTTCCCTAATGTCCAAAGAGCATTCTTGGTGAACATGGGAGAGTTGGCCTGTTATGATCAGGCGAAACATTTTGTTATCAAAAATCGAATTTCGGAGGATAACATATATGCCCACACTTTGGCATCAATCATGTCAGGCCTTTCAGCAACTGCTTTGAGTTGTCCAGCTGATGTGGTAAAGACGAGAATGATGAACCAAGGGAAGATTATGTACAACAATTCCTATGATTGTTTGGTGAAGACTGTCAAAGTTGAGGGTTTAAGAGCATTGTGGAAAGGGTTCATACCTACATGGGCAAGGCTTGGTCCTTGGCAATTTGTGTTTTGGGTCTCATACGAGAAGTTTAGACAAATTGCAGGGTTCTCTTCTTTCTGA
- the LOC117626901 gene encoding uncharacterized protein LOC117626901 gives MRETQQDQLVMAEEQMQQLRSKATELLLREEWKEAVQAYSHFISLCQDQVSKAPEDPEHVLKLHKSLCLALSNRAEARSRLRDFAEALRDCDQALKIESTHFKTLLCKGKILLNLSRYSMALECFKTAQLDPQANGSSVSLNGYLQKCKKLELMSRTGAFDLSEWVVNGFRGKPLEPAEYIGAVQIKISEIRGRGLFATKNIDAGTLVLVTKAVATERGILPDQNLDENAQLVMWKNFTEKVMDSAAKCSRTRDLISTLSSGEDEDKLEVPEINLFKPESEHIGGYPNEKLDVNRILSILDVNSLVEDAISSKVLGKNSDYYGVGLWVLASFINHSCVPNARRLHVGDYLIVHASRDIKAGEEITFAYFDVLSPLDKRNEMCKTWGFRCDCKRCKFEEDLYSRQDIREIEMGLERGIDAGAAVYRLEEGMRRWTVREREKGYLRASFWDACSQAYSPEKSAKGWGRRIPPMDSVVDSIAEAVGSDERVLKMVVEKLKKGSGGVVEMERALKLGRGVYGKVVKKQAMKTLLGLGVL, from the coding sequence ATGAGAGAAACCCAACAAGATCAGCTAGTAATGGCAGAAGAGCAAATGCAGCAGCTCAGATCCAAAGCCACAGAGCTCCTTCTCAGAGAAGAATGGAAGGAGGCCGTACAAGCATATTCTCACTTCATCAGCCTCTGCCAAGACCAGGTCTCAAAGGCCCCTGAAGACCCAGAACATGTCCTCAAGCTCCATAAATCCCTCTGCTTAGCCCTCTCGAACCGAGCCGAAGCACGATCCAGACTCCGGGATTTTGCAGAGGCCTTGAGGGATTGCGATCAGGCATTGAAAATTGAGAGTACCCATTTCAAGACTCTTCTCTGTAAAGGTAAGATTTTGCTGAATCTGAGCAGGTATTCAATGGCATTGGAATGCTTCAAAACAGCTCAGCTTGATCCTCAGGCTAATGGGAGCTCTGTTAGCCTCAATGGGTACTTGCAGAAATGCAAGAAGCTCGAGTTGATGTCGAGAACTGGAGCTTTTGATCTCTCTGAATGGGTGGTTAACGGGTTTCGCGGAAAGCCTTTGGAGCCTGCTGAGTACATTGGAGCAGTGCAGATAAAGATATCTGAGATTAGAGGGCGAGGCCTGTTTGCAACAAAGAACATTGATGCTGGAACTTTGGTGTTGGTCACCAAAGCAGTTGCCACAGAGAGGGGTATTTTGCCGGATCAAAATCTGGATGAGAATGCTCAATTGGTCATGTGGAAGAACTTCACTGAAAAAGTTATGGATTCGGCGGCTAAATGTTCAAGAACCCGGGATTTGATCAGTACATTGTCAAGTGGTGAAGATGAGGATAAGCTTGAGGTCCCTGAGATCAATCTGTTTAAGCCTGAGTCAGAGCATATTGGTGGCTACCCAAATGAGAAGCTTGATGTGAACAGGATTCTAAGCATCTTGGATGTCAATTCTCTTGTTGAGGATGCAATCTCTTCTAAGGTTTTGGGGAAGAACAGTGACTATTATGGTGTCGGGCTGTGGGTACTGGCTTCATTCATCAACCATTCATGTGTTCCCAATGCAAGGCGTTTGCATGTTGGAGATTATCTAATAGTTCATGCTTCCAGAGATATCAAGGCTGGGGAGGAGATAACATTTGCATATTTTGATGTGCTTTCTCCATTGGACAAGCGCAATGAAATGTGCAAGACATGGGGGTTCAGGTGTGATTGTAAGAGATGCAAGTTTGAGGAGGATTTGTATTCAAGGCAAGACATAAGAGAGATTGAGATGGGTCTCGAAAGAGGGATAGATGCCGGTGCTGCAGTTTATAGGCTGGAGGAAGGCATGAGAAGATGGACGGTGAGGGAAAGGGAGAAAGGGTACTTGAGAGCGTCATTTTGGGATGCATGCTCTCAGGCTTATAGCCCAGAGAAGTCGGCAAAGGGGTGGGGAAGACGGATACCACCGATGGATTCGGTGGTCGATAGCATTGCGGAAGCAGTGGGAAGTGATGAGAGGGTGTtgaagatggtggtggagaagTTAAAGAAAGGTAGTGGGGGAGTTGTGGAAATGGAGAGAGCTTTGAAGCTGGGAAGAGGGGTGTATGGGAAAGTAGTGAAAAAGCAAGCAATGAAAACTCTTCTTGGTCTTGGCGTTCTTTAA
- the LOC117613797 gene encoding mitochondrial uncoupling protein 3 isoform X1 yields MSFPNLLDYPLTDFPSLFFNFIVPSTMKPSEDHRAYRKILLASISAMVAETTTFPIDLTKTRLQLHGESVSVGSARPTNGFLVASEILRQQGPLGLYKGLSPALLRHLFYTPIRIVGYEHLRSSLKTDGGSLSLPAKALSGGLSGVVAQLVASPADLVKVRMQADGRMVRQGLQPRYSGCFDALNKIVRSEGIGGLWKGVFPNVQRAFLVNMGELACYDQAKHFVIKNRISEDNIYAHTLASIMSGLSATALSCPADVVKTRMMNQGKIMYNNSYDCLVKTVKVEGLRALWKGFIPTWARLGPWQFVFWVSYEKFRQIAGFSSF; encoded by the exons ATGTCGTTTCCCAATCTATTAGATTATCCTTTAACtgattttccgtcgttgttcttcaattttataGTTCCGTCGACGATGAAACCGAGCGAAGATCATCGGGCCTACAGGAAGATCTTACTGGCGTCGATCTCAGCCATGGTGGCGGAGACGACGACGTTTCCGATAGACCTGACAAAGACTAGGCTTCAGCTGCACGGTGAGTCGGTGTCGGTGGGATCGGCTCGGCCCACCAACGGGTTCCTAGTGGCCTCTGAGATCTTGCGGCAGCAAGGCCCTCTCGGGCTGTACAAGGGATTGTCTCCTGCACTTCTCAGACACCTCTTCTACACGCCAATTCGGATCGTCGGGTACGAGCACCTCAGAAGCTCACTGAAAACCGATGGTGggtccctctctctccccgctAAAGCTCTCTCCGGTGGGCTTTCCGGCGTCGTTGCTCAG TTGGTGGCAAGCCCCGCAGATCTTGTTAAGGTGAGGATGCAAGCAGATGGTCGTATGGTGAGGCAAGGCCTTCAACCTAGGTACTCAGGGTGCTTTGATGCTTTAAACAAGATCGTCCGATCGGAGGGCATTGGAGGACTTTGGAAAGGTGTTTTCCCTAATGTCCAAAGAGCATTCTTGGTGAACATGGGAGAGTTGGCCTGTTATGATCAGGCGAAACATTTTGTTATCAAAAATCGAATTTCGGAGGATAACATATATGCCCACACTTTGGCATCAATCATGTCAGGCCTTTCAGCAACTGCTTTGAGTTGTCCAGCTGATGTGGTAAAGACGAGAATGATGAACCAAGGGAAGATTATGTACAACAATTCCTATGATTGTTTGGTGAAGACTGTCAAAGTTGAGGGTTTAAGAGCATTGTGGAAAGGGTTCATACCTACATGGGCAAGGCTTGGTCCTTGGCAATTTGTGTTTTGGGTCTCATACGAGAAGTTTAGACAAATTGCAGGGTTCTCTTCTTTCTGA